A single region of the Garra rufa chromosome 6, GarRuf1.0, whole genome shotgun sequence genome encodes:
- the lgalsla gene encoding galectin-related protein, giving the protein MAELSAIRQELRNRNLSSSFGEPPQKDEQQKLVVPFCGGIRGGLRPGKKITIMGVVNADPDSFDISLTCGCGDVALDMCVRFEDREILRNACVSDSWGEEERSIPYFPFIAEQPFRVEIHCEHPRFRVLVDGHQLFDFYHRVTPLMAIDTIQISGSLNITKLN; this is encoded by the exons AGAAACAGAAATCTGAGCAGTTCTTTTGGGGAGCCACCGCAAAAAGATGAGCAACAGAAACTG GTTGTGCCGTTCTGCGGCGGCATCCGGGGCGGACTAAGACCGGGAAAGAAAATCACTATCATGGGCGTTGTGAATGCAGATCCGGACAG TTTTGACATCAGTCTGACGTGCGGCTGCGGGGACGTCGCTCTGGATATGTGCGTGCGGTTCGAGGACCGGGAGATTTTGCGAAACGCCTGCGTTTCTGATAGCTGGGGTGAGGAGGAGAGGTCAATACCCTATTTCCCCTTCATCGCAGAGCAGCCTTTCAGG GTTGAGATCCACTGTGAGCACCCGCGCTTCCGTGTGTTAGTGGACGGCCATCAGCTCTTTGACTTCTACCATCGCGTGACGCCGCTGATGGCCATCGACACCATTCAGATCAGCGGCAGTCTGAACATCACCAAGCTGAACTGA
- the LOC141336231 gene encoding NLR family CARD domain-containing protein 3-like, with amino-acid sequence MTSRQLVSLWLYDVASRDDLRRQTDHRSNMRKKFECLYEGTAKQGNPTLLNEIYTELYITESESGEINNEHEVRQIETQSRRAAAEDIPIKCKNIFRPLPGQDKDIRTVLTKGVAGIGKTVSVQKFILDWAEGKENQDIQLIFPLSFREINLMKDKTLSLLGLLHVFFPETKEVTISSDRYKMLFIFDGLDECRLPLNFNRNETLQDVTKETSVDVLLTNLIVGNLLPSALIWITSRPAAAHLIPSECVHRVTEVRGFNDPQKAEYFSRRISDQSLANKVIRYLKSSRSLFIMCHIPVFCWISATVLEKMMSQVESGEIPKTLTEMYTHFLIIQTNIKHEKDYEKKVKDEDMILKLGKLAFEHLVKGNLIFYEEDLRECGIDETEASVYSGLCTQIFREELGLYQGKVFCFVHLSIQEHLAALYVLLSFLLDKRDVLIENLSSKHAHEFTCHTISDLHQRAVDKALQSKNGHLDLFLRFLLGLSLESNQMLLKGLLTHVGNISHSKEKTVEYIKMRIRMNPSPEKYINQFHCLNELGDQSLLNEVQKYLRSGGLSGARLSSSQWSAVVFVLLTSEQLDTFDLSKYISSGQNHMTPDEVLLKLLPVVKASRSAE; translated from the exons atgacaagtaGGCAGCTTGTGTCGCTCTGGCTCTATGATGtg gcaagtcgtgatgatttgagaaggcaaactgatca CAGATCAAATATGAGGAAGAAGTTTGAGTGTCTGTATGAGGGAACAGCAAAGCAGGGAAACCCAACACTGTtgaatgagatctacacagagctctacatcacagagagTGAGAGTGGAGAAATCAATAATGAGcatgaggtgagacagattgagacaCAATCCAGGAGAGCAGCAGCAGAGGACATACCTATCAAATGCAAAAACATCTTTAGACCTTTACCTGGACAAGACAAAGACATCAGAACTGTGCTGACaaagggagtcgctggcattggaaaaacagtctctgtgcagaagttcatcctggactgggctgaagggaaAGAGAATCAGGACATCCAGCTCATATTTCCACTTTCTTTTAGAGAGATCAACTTGATGAAGGACAAAACACTCAGTCTTTTAGGTCTTTTACATGTGTTTTTCCCTGAAACCAAAGAAGTCACAATATCCAGTGATAGATATAAAATGTTATTCATCTTTGATGGTTTGGATGAGTGCCGTCTTCCCTTAAACTTTAACAGAAATGAGACTCTGCAGGATGTGACCAAAGAGACATCAGTGGACGTGCTGCTGACGAACCTGATTGTGGGgaatctgcttccctctgctctcatctggatcacctccagaccagcagcagctcaTCTCATCCCCTCTGAGTGTGTCCATCGAGTGACAGAGGTACGAGGCTTCAATGATCCACAGAAGGCGGAATACTTCAGTAGGAGAATCAGTGATCAGAGTCTGGCCAATAAAGTCATCAGATACCTGAAGTCATCAAGGAGTCTCttcatcatgtgccacatccctgTGTTTTGTTGGATCTCAGCCACTGTTCTGGAGAAGATGATGAGTCAAGTAGAGAGTGGagagattcccaagactctcactgaaatgtacacacacttctTGATCATTCAGACTAACATCAAACATGAGAAGGACTATGAGAAGAAAGTGAAGGATGAAGACATGATACTAAAACTTGGGAAACTGGCTTTTGAGCATCTTGTGAAAGGCAACCTGATCTTCTATGAGGAAGATCTGAGAGAGTGTGGCATTGATGAGACAGAAGCATCAGTTTACTCAGGACTGTGcactcagatcttcagagaggagttgGGCTTGTATCAGGGGAAAGTCTTCTGCTTTGTTCATCTGAGCATTCAAGAGCATCTCGCAGCTCTATATGTGCTGCTTTCATTCCTGCTGGACAAGAGAGATGTGCTCATTGAGAACCTCAGCTCAAAACATGCACATGAGTTCACATGTCACACAATATCTGACCTGCATCAGAGAGCCGTGGACAAGGCTTTACAGAGTAAGAATGGACATCTGGACCTTTTCCTCCGATTTCTTCTGGGTCTCTCACTGGAGTCCAATCAGATGCTCCTGAAAGGTCTTCTGACACATGTTGGAAACATCTCACACAGCAAAGAGAAAACGGTTGAGTACATTAAAATGAGAATAAGAATGAATCCCTCACCAGAGAAATACATCAATCAGTTTCACTGTTTAAATGAACTGGGTGATCAGTCTCTGCTGAATGAAGTCCAGAAGTATCTCAGATCTGGAGGTCTGTCAGGCGCCAGATTGTCCTCGTCACAGTGGTCAGCAGTTGTCTTTGTTTTGTTGACCTCAGAGCAATTGGATACATTTGATTTGAGCAAATACATCAGCAGTGGCCAAAACCACATGACACCTGATGAAGTTCTTCTGAAGCTCTTGCCTGTTGTTAAAGCCTCCAGATCAGCAGAGTAA